The following are from one region of the Osmerus mordax isolate fOsmMor3 chromosome 1, fOsmMor3.pri, whole genome shotgun sequence genome:
- the scn8ab gene encoding sodium channel, voltage gated, type VIII, alpha subunit b isoform X1, translating to MIIMCTILTNCIFMTFSDPPEWSKQVEYTFTGIYTFESLTKIVARGFCIDGFTFLRDPWNWLDFMVISMAYITEFVDLGNVSALRTFRVLRALKTISVIPGLKTIVGALVQSVKKLSDVMILTVFCLGVFALIGLQLFMGNLRHKCVVWPINNTETTLANGSLGFDWNEYIMNDTNFYFIPGQLDALLCGNSSDSGRCPEGFTCMKAGRNPNYGYTSFDSFGWAFLTLFRLMTQDFWENLYMLTLRAAGKTYMIFFVLVIFVGSFYLVNLILAVVAMAYEEQNQATMEEAEQKEAEFKAMLEQLKKQQEDAQAAAMATSAGTVSEDPVGEDGEVHLSRSSSEVSKLSSKSAKERRNRKKKWRQKEQEKEKGDSEKVVKSESDDGSKRSTFRFPGNRLGRKTSINQSLLSIPGSPFMSRHNSRSSIFSFKGRSKDVGSENEFADDEHSTVEESEDRRGSLFIPYRRNSYSGNSQGSSRINPLVPHSGGKRNSTVDCNGVVSLIGPGPGGRLLPEVKIDKAATDDSTTEVEVKKKHSGSLMVSVDQLNSSFKGKDRANSVMSVVTNTLVEELEESQRKCPPCWYKFANIFLIWECFPFWLKIKHVVNLIVMDPFVDLGITICIVLNTLFMAMEHYPMTPHFEEVLSVGNLVFTGIFAGEMFAKLVAMDPYYYFQEGWNCFDGFIVTLSLVELGLADVEGLSVLRSFRLLRVFKLAKSWPTLNMLIKIIGNSVGALGNLTLVLAIIVFIFAVVGMQLFGKSYKDCVCKINLECELPRWHMNDFFHSFLIVFRVLCGEWIETMWDCMEVAGQTMCLIVFLMVMVIGNLVVLNLFLALLLSSFSADNLAATDDDGEMNNLQIAVIRIKAGIAWFKIHFAVFVATVLKKPIEDEQKPLDDMYDKKLNCIANHTGVDGNRELDYAKNGNGTTSGIGSSVGKYMIDEDHMSFIHNPNLTVCVPIAVGESDFENLNTEDFSSESDVENSKDLDDTSSSEGSTIDIKPDVEEVAVVEVVEEYLDPDACWTDECVAKYKCCDVPITHGWGKHWWFLRKTCYLIVEHNWFETLIIFMILLSSGALAFEDVYIEQRKTIKIILEYADRVFTYIFILEMLLKWVAYGFVKYFTNAWCWLDFFIVDVSIVSLIANALGYSDLGPIKSLRTLRALRPLRALSRFEGMRVVVNALVGAIPSIMNVLLVCLIFWLIFSIMGVNLFAGKYYYCYNETEEALFLPDVVNNKTQCFALINANNTDVRWKNVKINFDNVGAGYLALLQVATFKGWMDIMYAAIDSRKVEDQPIYEDNIYMYIYFVIFIIFGSFFTLNLFIGVIIDNFNQQKKKFGGQDIFMTEEQKKYYNAMKKLGSKKPQKPIPRPLNKVQGMIFDFVTQQVFDISIMMLICLNMVTMMVETDDQTEETENILYWVNFVFIVAFTTEFVLKLFALRHYYFTIGWNIFDVVVVILSIVGMFLADIIEKYFVSPTLFRVIRLARIGRILRLIKGAKGIRTLLFALMMSLPALFNIGLLLFLVMFIFSIFGMSNFGYVKHGAGIDDMYNFETFGNSMICLFMITTSAGWDGLLLPILNYPPDCNPALENPGTPNTGDCGNPSVGIFFFVMYIIISFLIVVNMYIAIILENFSVATEESADPLSEDDFETFYEIWEKFDPDASQFINFAKLSDFADTLEHPLRLPKPNTIELIAMDMPMVSGDRIHCLDILFAFTKRVLGDSGELDMLRQQMEERFVAANPSKVSYEPITTTLRRKQEDVSAKIIQRAYRSYLARRGFKCKRKPANNKVENGETNQEKKEGTPSTASLPSYDSVTKPDKEKQDDNNEGKGGRKEKGRNQKDVRESKC from the exons ATGATCATTATGTGCACCATTTTGACCAACTGTATATTCATGACTTTTAGCGATCCACCAGAATGGTCCAAACAAGTAGA GTATACCTTCACGGGTATTTACACTTTCGAGTCACTTACGAAGATTGTTGCCAGGGGCTTCTGTATAGACGGATTCACCTTTCTAAGAGATCCATGGAACTGGTTGGACTTCATGGTCATCTCGATGGC ATATATAACAGAGTTTGTGGACCTTGGGAATGTCTCGGCGTTAAGAACGTTCAGGGTTCTCCGAGCATTGAAAACTATTTCTGTCATTCCAG GTCTGAAGACCATCGTCGGAGCCCTTGTCCAGTCGGTGAAAAAACTGTCCGATGTGATGATCCTAACCGTATTCTGCCTCGGTGTCTTCGCTTTGATTGGACTTCAGCTCTTCATGGGAAACTTGCGGCACAAGTgtgttgtttggccaataaacAACACTGAGACCACGTTGGCCAATGGCAGCCTAGGATTTGACTGGAACGAATACATTATGAATGACA CCAATTTTTACTTCATACCTGGTCAGCTAGATGCCCTTCTCTGTGGAAATAGCTCAGACTCAGG GCGGTGTCCAGAAGGCTTCACGTGTATGAAGGCAGGAAGAAACCCAAACTATGGCTACACCAGCTTTGACAGCTTCGGATGGGCCTTTCTCACGCTCTTCCGTCTCATGACCCAGGACTTCTGGGAGAATCTCTACATGCTG ACATTGAGGGCGGCAGGGAAGACGTACATGATCTTCTTCGTGCTGGTGATCTTCGTGGGTTCTTTCTACCTGGTGAACCTGATCCTGGCTGTGGTGGCCATGGCGTACGAGGAGCAGAACCAGGCCACTATGGAGGAGGCTGAGCAGAAGGAGGCCGAGTTCAAGGCCATGCTTGAGCAGCTTAAAAAACAGCAGGAAGATGCACAG GCTGCTGCCATGGCGACCTCGGCTGGCACGGTGTCGGAGGACCCCGTGGGGGAAGATGGTGAGGTTCACCTGTCCCGTAGCTCCTCAGAAGTCTCCAAGCTGAGCTCCAAAAGCGCCAAGGAGCGTCGCAACCGCAAGAAGAAGTGGCGTcagaaggagcaggagaaggagaagggtgaCAGCGAGAAGGTGGTCAAGTCTGAATCTGATGACGGCAGCAAGAGGAGCACCTTCCGTTTCCCAGGCAACCGGCTGGGGAGAAAGACGTCCATAAACCAG tctctcctcaGCATCCCAGGCTCGCCcttcatgtcacgccacaacaGCCGCAGCAGCATCTTCAGCTTCAAGGGCCGCTCCAAGGACGTGGGCTCGGAGAACGAGTTTGCCGACGACGAGCACAGCAcggtggaggagagcgaggaccGCCGTGGCTCCCTATTCATCCCCTACCGGCGCAACAGCTACAGCGGCAACAGCCAGGGCTCGTCACGCATCAACCCACTGGTGCCCCACTCTGGAGGGAAGAGGAACAGCACGGTGGACTGCAACGGCGTGGTGTCGCTCATCGGCCCAGGGCCCGGCGGACGGCTTCTGCCTGAGGTGAAAATAGATAAGGCAGCCACTGACGACAGT ACCACAGAGGTGGAGGTAAAGAAGAAGCACTCAGGCTCTCTGATGGTGTCTGTGGACCAGCTCAACTCCTCCTTCAAGGGGAAGGACCGGGCCAACAGTGTTATGAGCGTGGTCACCAACACTCTGGTGGAGG AGTTGGAGGAGTCTCAGAGGAAGTGCCCTCCATGCTGGTACAAATTTGCTAACATATTCCTCATCTGGGAGTGCTTTCCCTTTTGGCTGAAGATCAAGCACGTTGTCAACCTTATCGTCATGGACCCCTTTGTTGACTTGGGCATCACTATCTGCATCGTCCTCAACACTTTGTTCATGGCCATGGAGCACTATCCCATGACCCCCCACTTTGAGGAAGTGCTGTCTGTGGGCAATCTG GTATTCACTGGTATCTTCGCTGGTGAGATGTTTGCAAAGCTAGTTGCAATGGACCCCTACTACTACTTCCAGGAAGGCTGGAACTGCTTTGACGGCTTCATTGTGACCCTGAGTTTAGTCGAGCTGGGATTGGCTGACGTAGAGGGACTGTCTGTGCTCAGGTCATTCCGATTG TTACGAGTGTTCAAACTGGCCAAATCATGGCCCACCCTCAACATGCTTATCAAGATCATTGGCAACTCTGTGGGTGCCCTGGGGAACCTGACCCTGGTGCTGGCCATCATTGTCTTCATCTTCGCTGTGGTCGGCATGCAGCTCTTTGGCAAAAGCtacaaagactgtgtgtgtaagatCAACCTGGAGTGCGAGCTGCCACGCTGGCACATGAACGACTTCTTTCACTCTTTTCTCATTGTGTTTCGTGTATTATGCGGTGAATGGATCGAGACCATGTGGGACTGCATGGAGGTGGCTGGACAGACCATGTGTCTAATCGTCTTCCTGATGGTTATGGTGATAGGGAACTTGGTG GTGTTGAACCTGTTCCTTGCTTTGCTACTGAGCTCTTTCAGTGCCGACAATCTTGCGGCAACAGATGACGACGGCGAAATGAACAACCTCCAGATCGCCGTCATCCGCATTAAGGCGGGAATCGCCTGGTTTAAGATACACTTTGCTGTTTTTGTAGCCACTGTGCTCAAAAAG CCCATCGAGGACGAACAAAAGCCCTTAGACGACATGTACGATAAAAAATTAAACTGCATCGCCAACCACACTGGTGTGGACGGCAACCGCGAACTGGACTACGCCAAGAACGGTAATGGAACTACCAGCGGCATCGGTAGCAGCGTGGGCAAGTACATGATCGACGAGGACCACATGTCCTTTATCCACAACCCCAACCTGACCGTGTGTGTCCCCATCGCCGTGGGCGAGTCCGACTTTGAGAACCTCAACACGGAGGACTTCAGCAGCGAGTCGGATGTGGAAAACAGCAAAGAC CTGGATGACACCAGCTCGTCCGAGGGCAGCACCATAGACATCAAGCCTGATGTGGAGGAGGTAGCGGTGGTGGAAGTGGTGGAAGAGTACCTGGATCCTGAcgcctgctggacagatg AATGCGTGGCTAAATATAAGTGCTGTGATGTGCCTATCACACACGGCTGGGGGAAACATTGGTGGTTCCTGAGGAAGACTTGCTATCTGATTGTGGAACACAACTGGTTTGAGACTCTCATCATCTTCATGATCCTGCTTAGTAGTGGCGCtttg GCCTTTGAGGATGTGTACATAGAGCAGAGGAAAACCATCAAAATAATCCTGGAGTATGCAGACAGAGTATTCACCTATATCTTTATCCTGGAGATGTTGCTAAAATGGGTGGCGTACGGCTTCGTAAAGTACTTCACCAACGCCTGGTGCTGGCTGGACTTCTTCATTGTGGAT GTATCTATAGTCAGCCTTATAGCTAATGCATTGGGCTACTCCGATCTAGGGCCCATTAAATCACTCAGGACACTGAGGGCCTTGAGACCCCTCAGGGCTTTGTCCCGTTTTGAGGGCATGAGG GTGGTGGTGAATGCCCTGGTAGGAGCCATCCCCTCCATCATGAACGTGCTGCTAGTGTGTCTCATCTTCTGGCTCATCTTCAGCATCATGGGCGTCAACCTTTTTGCCGGCAAATATTATTATTGCTATAATGAGACGGAGGAGGCTCTGTTCCTCCCGGATGTGGTCAACAACAAGACCCAATGCTTTGCGCTTATTAATGCTAATAACACGGATGTCAGATGGAAGAATGTCAAAATTAACTTTGACAATGTGGGCGCTGGATATTTAGCCCTCCTGCAAGTG GCCACATTTAAGGGCTGGATGGACATTATGTATGCAGCAATAGATTCTAGAAAG gtggaggacCAGCCAATATATGAGGACAACATCTACATGTACATCTACTTTGTTATCTTCATCATTTTTGGCTCTTTCTTCACCCTCAACCTCTTCATTGGTGTTATCATTGACAACTTCAACCAGCAAAAAAAGAAG TTTGGAGGTCAGGATATCTTCATGACAgaggaacaaaaaaaatattataatgcTATGAAAAAGCTTGGCTCGAAGAAACCACAGAAACCCATCCCAAGACCACTG AACAAAGTACAGGGGATGATATTTGATTTTGTAACACAGCAAGTTTTTGACATCTCCATTATGATGCTCATCTGCCTGAACATGGTCACCATGATGGTGGAGACGGACGACCAGAcggaggagacagagaacatCCTCTACTGGGTCAATTTTGTTTTCATTGTAGCCTTCACCACAGAGTTTGTGCTCAAGCTCTTTGCTCTACGCCACTACTACTTTACTATAGGATGGAACATCTTCGATGTTGTCGTGGTAATCCTCTCTATCGTCG gGATGTTCCTGGCTGACATCATTGAGAAGTACTTTGTTTCACCAACCCTGTTCAGGGTGATCCGCTTGGCCCGTATTGGCCGTATCCTGCGTCTCATTAAGGGTGCCAAGGGCATTAGAACTCTGCTGTTTGCCctcatgatgtcacttcctgcccTCTTCAACATTGGGCTGTTGCTCTTCCTGGTCATGTTCATTTTCTCTATCTTCGGCATGTCTAACTTTGGCTACGTCAAGCATGGGGCTGGGATCGACGACATGTACAATTTTGAAACATTCGGCAATAGCATGATCTGCCTGTTTATGATAACCACGTCAGCTGGCTGGGACGGCCTGCTGCTTCCCATCCTCAACTACCCCCCGGACTGCAACCCCGCTCTGGAGAACCCAGGAACCCCCAACACGGGCGACTGTGGAAACCCCTCGGTGGGAATCTTCTTCTTTGTCATGTACATCATCATCTCCTTCCTCATTGTGGTCAACATGTACATCGCCATCATCCTGGAGAACTTCAGTGTGGCCACTGAGGAGAGCGCAGACCCGCTAAGCGAGGACGACTTCGAGACCTTCTACGAAATCTGGGAGAAATTTGACCCTGATGCTTCCCAGTTCATCAACTTCGCCAAGCTATCCGACTTTGCAGATACACTGGAGCACCCACTGCGCTTGCCCAAGCCCAACACTATAGAACTGATTGCCATGGACATGCCCATGGTGAGTGGTGACCGAATCCACTGCCTGGACATCCTGTTTGCCTTCACCAAACGTGTGTTGGGCGACAGCGGCGAACTTGACATGCTGAGGCAGCAGATGGAGGAGCGCTTTGTAGCGGCCAACCCCTCCAAGGTGTCCTACGAGCCAATCACCACGACCCTGAGGCGTAAACAGGAAGACGTGTCTGCCAAGATCATTCAGCGAGCGTACCGTTCCTACCTGGCCAGGCGGGGCTTCAAATGCAAGCGCAAACCAGCCAATAACAAAGTGGAAAATGGCGAAACGAATCAGGAAAAGAAGGAAGGCACGCCCTCcaccgcctccctcccctcttatGACAGTGTTACCAAACCTGACAAGGAGAAGCAGGATGACAACAACgagggcaagggagggaggaaagagaagggcAGAAACCAAAAAGATGTCAGGGAATCGAAGTGTTAG
- the scn8ab gene encoding sodium channel, voltage gated, type VIII, alpha subunit b isoform X2: protein MIIMCTILTNCIFMTFSDPPEWSKQVEYTFTGIYTFESLTKIVARGFCIDGFTFLRDPWNWLDFMVISMAYITEFVDLGNVSALRTFRVLRALKTISVIPGLKTIVGALVQSVKKLSDVMILTVFCLGVFALIGLQLFMGNLRHKCVVWPINNTETTLANGSLGFDWNEYIMNDTNFYFIPGQLDALLCGNSSDSGRCPEGFTCMKAGRNPNYGYTSFDSFGWAFLTLFRLMTQDFWENLYMLTLRAAGKTYMIFFVLVIFVGSFYLVNLILAVVAMAYEEQNQATMEEAEQKEAEFKAMLEQLKKQQEDAQAAAMATSAGTVSEDPVGEDGEVHLSRSSSEVSKLSSKSAKERRNRKKKWRQKEQEKEKGDSEKVVKSESDDGSKRSTFRFPGNRLGRKTSINQSLLSIPGSPFMSRHNSRSSIFSFKGRSKDVGSENEFADDEHSTVEESEDRRGSLFIPYRRNSYSGNSQGSSRINPLVPHSGGKRNSTVDCNGVVSLIGPGPGGRLLPETTEVEVKKKHSGSLMVSVDQLNSSFKGKDRANSVMSVVTNTLVEELEESQRKCPPCWYKFANIFLIWECFPFWLKIKHVVNLIVMDPFVDLGITICIVLNTLFMAMEHYPMTPHFEEVLSVGNLVFTGIFAGEMFAKLVAMDPYYYFQEGWNCFDGFIVTLSLVELGLADVEGLSVLRSFRLLRVFKLAKSWPTLNMLIKIIGNSVGALGNLTLVLAIIVFIFAVVGMQLFGKSYKDCVCKINLECELPRWHMNDFFHSFLIVFRVLCGEWIETMWDCMEVAGQTMCLIVFLMVMVIGNLVVLNLFLALLLSSFSADNLAATDDDGEMNNLQIAVIRIKAGIAWFKIHFAVFVATVLKKPIEDEQKPLDDMYDKKLNCIANHTGVDGNRELDYAKNGNGTTSGIGSSVGKYMIDEDHMSFIHNPNLTVCVPIAVGESDFENLNTEDFSSESDVENSKDLDDTSSSEGSTIDIKPDVEEVAVVEVVEEYLDPDACWTDECVAKYKCCDVPITHGWGKHWWFLRKTCYLIVEHNWFETLIIFMILLSSGALAFEDVYIEQRKTIKIILEYADRVFTYIFILEMLLKWVAYGFVKYFTNAWCWLDFFIVDVSIVSLIANALGYSDLGPIKSLRTLRALRPLRALSRFEGMRVVVNALVGAIPSIMNVLLVCLIFWLIFSIMGVNLFAGKYYYCYNETEEALFLPDVVNNKTQCFALINANNTDVRWKNVKINFDNVGAGYLALLQVATFKGWMDIMYAAIDSRKVEDQPIYEDNIYMYIYFVIFIIFGSFFTLNLFIGVIIDNFNQQKKKFGGQDIFMTEEQKKYYNAMKKLGSKKPQKPIPRPLNKVQGMIFDFVTQQVFDISIMMLICLNMVTMMVETDDQTEETENILYWVNFVFIVAFTTEFVLKLFALRHYYFTIGWNIFDVVVVILSIVGMFLADIIEKYFVSPTLFRVIRLARIGRILRLIKGAKGIRTLLFALMMSLPALFNIGLLLFLVMFIFSIFGMSNFGYVKHGAGIDDMYNFETFGNSMICLFMITTSAGWDGLLLPILNYPPDCNPALENPGTPNTGDCGNPSVGIFFFVMYIIISFLIVVNMYIAIILENFSVATEESADPLSEDDFETFYEIWEKFDPDASQFINFAKLSDFADTLEHPLRLPKPNTIELIAMDMPMVSGDRIHCLDILFAFTKRVLGDSGELDMLRQQMEERFVAANPSKVSYEPITTTLRRKQEDVSAKIIQRAYRSYLARRGFKCKRKPANNKVENGETNQEKKEGTPSTASLPSYDSVTKPDKEKQDDNNEGKGGRKEKGRNQKDVRESKC, encoded by the exons ATGATCATTATGTGCACCATTTTGACCAACTGTATATTCATGACTTTTAGCGATCCACCAGAATGGTCCAAACAAGTAGA GTATACCTTCACGGGTATTTACACTTTCGAGTCACTTACGAAGATTGTTGCCAGGGGCTTCTGTATAGACGGATTCACCTTTCTAAGAGATCCATGGAACTGGTTGGACTTCATGGTCATCTCGATGGC ATATATAACAGAGTTTGTGGACCTTGGGAATGTCTCGGCGTTAAGAACGTTCAGGGTTCTCCGAGCATTGAAAACTATTTCTGTCATTCCAG GTCTGAAGACCATCGTCGGAGCCCTTGTCCAGTCGGTGAAAAAACTGTCCGATGTGATGATCCTAACCGTATTCTGCCTCGGTGTCTTCGCTTTGATTGGACTTCAGCTCTTCATGGGAAACTTGCGGCACAAGTgtgttgtttggccaataaacAACACTGAGACCACGTTGGCCAATGGCAGCCTAGGATTTGACTGGAACGAATACATTATGAATGACA CCAATTTTTACTTCATACCTGGTCAGCTAGATGCCCTTCTCTGTGGAAATAGCTCAGACTCAGG GCGGTGTCCAGAAGGCTTCACGTGTATGAAGGCAGGAAGAAACCCAAACTATGGCTACACCAGCTTTGACAGCTTCGGATGGGCCTTTCTCACGCTCTTCCGTCTCATGACCCAGGACTTCTGGGAGAATCTCTACATGCTG ACATTGAGGGCGGCAGGGAAGACGTACATGATCTTCTTCGTGCTGGTGATCTTCGTGGGTTCTTTCTACCTGGTGAACCTGATCCTGGCTGTGGTGGCCATGGCGTACGAGGAGCAGAACCAGGCCACTATGGAGGAGGCTGAGCAGAAGGAGGCCGAGTTCAAGGCCATGCTTGAGCAGCTTAAAAAACAGCAGGAAGATGCACAG GCTGCTGCCATGGCGACCTCGGCTGGCACGGTGTCGGAGGACCCCGTGGGGGAAGATGGTGAGGTTCACCTGTCCCGTAGCTCCTCAGAAGTCTCCAAGCTGAGCTCCAAAAGCGCCAAGGAGCGTCGCAACCGCAAGAAGAAGTGGCGTcagaaggagcaggagaaggagaagggtgaCAGCGAGAAGGTGGTCAAGTCTGAATCTGATGACGGCAGCAAGAGGAGCACCTTCCGTTTCCCAGGCAACCGGCTGGGGAGAAAGACGTCCATAAACCAG tctctcctcaGCATCCCAGGCTCGCCcttcatgtcacgccacaacaGCCGCAGCAGCATCTTCAGCTTCAAGGGCCGCTCCAAGGACGTGGGCTCGGAGAACGAGTTTGCCGACGACGAGCACAGCAcggtggaggagagcgaggaccGCCGTGGCTCCCTATTCATCCCCTACCGGCGCAACAGCTACAGCGGCAACAGCCAGGGCTCGTCACGCATCAACCCACTGGTGCCCCACTCTGGAGGGAAGAGGAACAGCACGGTGGACTGCAACGGCGTGGTGTCGCTCATCGGCCCAGGGCCCGGCGGACGGCTTCTGCCTGAG ACCACAGAGGTGGAGGTAAAGAAGAAGCACTCAGGCTCTCTGATGGTGTCTGTGGACCAGCTCAACTCCTCCTTCAAGGGGAAGGACCGGGCCAACAGTGTTATGAGCGTGGTCACCAACACTCTGGTGGAGG AGTTGGAGGAGTCTCAGAGGAAGTGCCCTCCATGCTGGTACAAATTTGCTAACATATTCCTCATCTGGGAGTGCTTTCCCTTTTGGCTGAAGATCAAGCACGTTGTCAACCTTATCGTCATGGACCCCTTTGTTGACTTGGGCATCACTATCTGCATCGTCCTCAACACTTTGTTCATGGCCATGGAGCACTATCCCATGACCCCCCACTTTGAGGAAGTGCTGTCTGTGGGCAATCTG GTATTCACTGGTATCTTCGCTGGTGAGATGTTTGCAAAGCTAGTTGCAATGGACCCCTACTACTACTTCCAGGAAGGCTGGAACTGCTTTGACGGCTTCATTGTGACCCTGAGTTTAGTCGAGCTGGGATTGGCTGACGTAGAGGGACTGTCTGTGCTCAGGTCATTCCGATTG TTACGAGTGTTCAAACTGGCCAAATCATGGCCCACCCTCAACATGCTTATCAAGATCATTGGCAACTCTGTGGGTGCCCTGGGGAACCTGACCCTGGTGCTGGCCATCATTGTCTTCATCTTCGCTGTGGTCGGCATGCAGCTCTTTGGCAAAAGCtacaaagactgtgtgtgtaagatCAACCTGGAGTGCGAGCTGCCACGCTGGCACATGAACGACTTCTTTCACTCTTTTCTCATTGTGTTTCGTGTATTATGCGGTGAATGGATCGAGACCATGTGGGACTGCATGGAGGTGGCTGGACAGACCATGTGTCTAATCGTCTTCCTGATGGTTATGGTGATAGGGAACTTGGTG GTGTTGAACCTGTTCCTTGCTTTGCTACTGAGCTCTTTCAGTGCCGACAATCTTGCGGCAACAGATGACGACGGCGAAATGAACAACCTCCAGATCGCCGTCATCCGCATTAAGGCGGGAATCGCCTGGTTTAAGATACACTTTGCTGTTTTTGTAGCCACTGTGCTCAAAAAG CCCATCGAGGACGAACAAAAGCCCTTAGACGACATGTACGATAAAAAATTAAACTGCATCGCCAACCACACTGGTGTGGACGGCAACCGCGAACTGGACTACGCCAAGAACGGTAATGGAACTACCAGCGGCATCGGTAGCAGCGTGGGCAAGTACATGATCGACGAGGACCACATGTCCTTTATCCACAACCCCAACCTGACCGTGTGTGTCCCCATCGCCGTGGGCGAGTCCGACTTTGAGAACCTCAACACGGAGGACTTCAGCAGCGAGTCGGATGTGGAAAACAGCAAAGAC CTGGATGACACCAGCTCGTCCGAGGGCAGCACCATAGACATCAAGCCTGATGTGGAGGAGGTAGCGGTGGTGGAAGTGGTGGAAGAGTACCTGGATCCTGAcgcctgctggacagatg AATGCGTGGCTAAATATAAGTGCTGTGATGTGCCTATCACACACGGCTGGGGGAAACATTGGTGGTTCCTGAGGAAGACTTGCTATCTGATTGTGGAACACAACTGGTTTGAGACTCTCATCATCTTCATGATCCTGCTTAGTAGTGGCGCtttg GCCTTTGAGGATGTGTACATAGAGCAGAGGAAAACCATCAAAATAATCCTGGAGTATGCAGACAGAGTATTCACCTATATCTTTATCCTGGAGATGTTGCTAAAATGGGTGGCGTACGGCTTCGTAAAGTACTTCACCAACGCCTGGTGCTGGCTGGACTTCTTCATTGTGGAT GTATCTATAGTCAGCCTTATAGCTAATGCATTGGGCTACTCCGATCTAGGGCCCATTAAATCACTCAGGACACTGAGGGCCTTGAGACCCCTCAGGGCTTTGTCCCGTTTTGAGGGCATGAGG GTGGTGGTGAATGCCCTGGTAGGAGCCATCCCCTCCATCATGAACGTGCTGCTAGTGTGTCTCATCTTCTGGCTCATCTTCAGCATCATGGGCGTCAACCTTTTTGCCGGCAAATATTATTATTGCTATAATGAGACGGAGGAGGCTCTGTTCCTCCCGGATGTGGTCAACAACAAGACCCAATGCTTTGCGCTTATTAATGCTAATAACACGGATGTCAGATGGAAGAATGTCAAAATTAACTTTGACAATGTGGGCGCTGGATATTTAGCCCTCCTGCAAGTG GCCACATTTAAGGGCTGGATGGACATTATGTATGCAGCAATAGATTCTAGAAAG gtggaggacCAGCCAATATATGAGGACAACATCTACATGTACATCTACTTTGTTATCTTCATCATTTTTGGCTCTTTCTTCACCCTCAACCTCTTCATTGGTGTTATCATTGACAACTTCAACCAGCAAAAAAAGAAG TTTGGAGGTCAGGATATCTTCATGACAgaggaacaaaaaaaatattataatgcTATGAAAAAGCTTGGCTCGAAGAAACCACAGAAACCCATCCCAAGACCACTG AACAAAGTACAGGGGATGATATTTGATTTTGTAACACAGCAAGTTTTTGACATCTCCATTATGATGCTCATCTGCCTGAACATGGTCACCATGATGGTGGAGACGGACGACCAGAcggaggagacagagaacatCCTCTACTGGGTCAATTTTGTTTTCATTGTAGCCTTCACCACAGAGTTTGTGCTCAAGCTCTTTGCTCTACGCCACTACTACTTTACTATAGGATGGAACATCTTCGATGTTGTCGTGGTAATCCTCTCTATCGTCG gGATGTTCCTGGCTGACATCATTGAGAAGTACTTTGTTTCACCAACCCTGTTCAGGGTGATCCGCTTGGCCCGTATTGGCCGTATCCTGCGTCTCATTAAGGGTGCCAAGGGCATTAGAACTCTGCTGTTTGCCctcatgatgtcacttcctgcccTCTTCAACATTGGGCTGTTGCTCTTCCTGGTCATGTTCATTTTCTCTATCTTCGGCATGTCTAACTTTGGCTACGTCAAGCATGGGGCTGGGATCGACGACATGTACAATTTTGAAACATTCGGCAATAGCATGATCTGCCTGTTTATGATAACCACGTCAGCTGGCTGGGACGGCCTGCTGCTTCCCATCCTCAACTACCCCCCGGACTGCAACCCCGCTCTGGAGAACCCAGGAACCCCCAACACGGGCGACTGTGGAAACCCCTCGGTGGGAATCTTCTTCTTTGTCATGTACATCATCATCTCCTTCCTCATTGTGGTCAACATGTACATCGCCATCATCCTGGAGAACTTCAGTGTGGCCACTGAGGAGAGCGCAGACCCGCTAAGCGAGGACGACTTCGAGACCTTCTACGAAATCTGGGAGAAATTTGACCCTGATGCTTCCCAGTTCATCAACTTCGCCAAGCTATCCGACTTTGCAGATACACTGGAGCACCCACTGCGCTTGCCCAAGCCCAACACTATAGAACTGATTGCCATGGACATGCCCATGGTGAGTGGTGACCGAATCCACTGCCTGGACATCCTGTTTGCCTTCACCAAACGTGTGTTGGGCGACAGCGGCGAACTTGACATGCTGAGGCAGCAGATGGAGGAGCGCTTTGTAGCGGCCAACCCCTCCAAGGTGTCCTACGAGCCAATCACCACGACCCTGAGGCGTAAACAGGAAGACGTGTCTGCCAAGATCATTCAGCGAGCGTACCGTTCCTACCTGGCCAGGCGGGGCTTCAAATGCAAGCGCAAACCAGCCAATAACAAAGTGGAAAATGGCGAAACGAATCAGGAAAAGAAGGAAGGCACGCCCTCcaccgcctccctcccctcttatGACAGTGTTACCAAACCTGACAAGGAGAAGCAGGATGACAACAACgagggcaagggagggaggaaagagaagggcAGAAACCAAAAAGATGTCAGGGAATCGAAGTGTTAG